The genomic region TTGTATGTGCTCCAGGAGTTCCATACGTTCCCCCCTTCTGCAAAGGTAAGTGCATAGATCTTAGCTGTCTGGTTCATAGAGATCGGGTATCTTAATTCCAGGGTAAATCTGTTATAGATTGTACCTCCTCCTCTTTGGGTAATATCATCTATTTCTCCTCCGTATGTTGAAGCGTTTTCATATCCTCTCAATGGAATCAATTCACGTCCGTCATATCTACCTCCGAAAAGTCCTGTACCTCCTACATAGAATCTTTCGAATGGCGGAGCTCCCAATTTTTTGTTATATCCGTCCATGAATCCCATTTCTGCGGAAGATCTCAATACAAGTTTTCCTGCAACTTCATTATAAACGTCAGCTTTGAACTTGATTTTGTAGAATTCCATCCACTTGTACTTGTCCACCGGTGACATTGTAGAGTAATCTTTGTTGCTGAACAATGAATATGGTGCGGTAAGTTTCGCGGAAACTTCAATATTTGAACCCATTGTAGGGAAGATAGGGTCAATACCTGCTGAGTTTCTGCTTAAACCTAAATTAAGACTTAAGTTGTTGGCATCTCCATAGTATTCTGTGGTATCTCCGAACTGGAACGGATAGTTACTGAATTTATAATTCTGGTACTGAATTCCTGTATATAGTGAGAAGTAGTCATCCGGCCAGTTTAATAATCTGTTCAAACCAACTGATGCGGAGAAGATATTAAGCTTTTGAGCAGCTCCATAACTATCACTGTATTTTACTCTGGAAGTATTTAAACTTACTGAAAGGGCTGTAGGTCTTGTTCCGAACAACCATGGCTCAGTAAATGAGATTCCATAGTTTTGGAAATACTGTCCTGCCTGCGCCTGGATAGACAAAGTCTGGCCATCTCCCTGTGGAACCGGCTTAAAGTCTTTAAACTTAAGGAAGTTCTTTAAAGAGAAGTTGTTGAAGGTAAGTCCTAAGGTCCCGATAAAGCTGTTACCACCGTAACCTGCCTGTAACTGTACCTGGGAAGAACCTTTTTCAACCAGTTTCCAGTTGATGTCTACAGTATTATCCTGCTGATTCGGCTGAATATCCTGACCAACCTGCTGAGGGTCAAAGAAGGACATCCCTGCTAAATCGAAGTACGTTCTTTTAATTTCTGTCTTTTTGAAAAGCTCTCCCGGTTTTGTTCTCAGGGCTCTCAATACAACGTGGTCATGGGTAGTGGTATTCCCCTGCCATGTTACTTTGTTCCAGGTTGCCTGTTCACCTTCATTAATTCTGATTTCCAGATTTACGGCATCTCCTGACACGGATTTTTCTACCGGTGTTACATTAGAGAAAAGGTAACCGTTATTCATGTAGACAGACTTGATATCTGAATCGTCTTCTTTACCTCCGTCTTCCCCAACTTTTTTGTTGAAACCAACGGCATCGTAAATATCTCCTTTTTTATATCCTAATAATCTCTGTAAATATTCTGTAGAGTAAACGGTATTTCCGGTGAATGTAACATCCCCGATATAGTACTTTTTACCTTCGTTAAGCTTTACATTGATTTCGTAGTTATTTCTCTTGTTTCTCCATACGGAATCTGAAACAATCTTAGCATCTCTATATCCTAAAGAGTTATAGTAGCTCACAAGGCTCTGCTTGTCTTCCTGGTATTTTTCTTCAATGAATTTTGAAGATTTCAGAATTCCGCCGATACCAAATCTCTTTTGTTTGGTTTCTTTGAAGGCTTTTTTTCTAAGCTTTGCATCAGTAACGCTTTGGTTGCCTTCAAATTCGATATGGTCGATTTTTATTCTTTTACCTTTATCGATATTAATGGTCCAGTCTACCATAGACGGATCATTTGCATTCACTTTATCCTGAATGGTGATTTTAGCATCTGCAAAACCTTTTTTCACATAATCCTTAGGAACTTTGGTCTTAAGGCTTGAGATCAGGTTTTGGGTGATTTTTGTTCCAGGTTTTAGATTATTGTCTTTTGTAAGTTTTTCGTTTTTAGATTTACCGATCCCTCTACCTGTGAATTTTACCTCTCCAAGTTCTTTAAGGTCTTCGAGGTAGAATCTCAGAATTACGGTCTGCCCTTCAATACTCTGAACGTACACTTCAACTTCTGAAAAAGACTGGGTATCCCAAAGCTTTTTAACAGCGTTGCTGATCTTCTGTCCCGGAATATCTACAGCTTCTCCTTTGGTTAAGCCTGTAAATCTTAAGATCTGTGCCGGTGTATATTTTTTTACCCCATCTACAACAATGTCTTTAAGAGTGTAAGTTCCTGCTTCATTTTCTGCATGTACAGCATTATTTACTTTGGTGCTGTCCTGAGGAGTTACTTGTCCATAAAAATGTGCCGAAGCAGCAAACATTATGATGGGTAATAGTCTAAACTTCATTTTATCGAGTCTTTCTTTTCTTTAAATTTATTGGGCGTTTATCTGGTCGCCGGTTAAACCGTATCTTCTTTCTTTATTCTGATAATCTACAATACACTGGAAGAAGATATCTTTTGTAAAATCCGGCCACAGGACATTTAAAAACTGTAATTCCGCATAAGCAATCTGCCAAAGGAGGAAGTTGCTTATTCTTATTTCCCCGCTGGTTCTTATCAGCAGGTCTACAGGAGGAAGATCCTTTGTATAAAGGTAATTTTCGAATAATTTTTCATCAATATTCTCAATATCAACTTTTCCTTCTTTCACGTCTGAACTGATGCTTTTTACGGCATTCAATATTTCATTCTGTGAGCCATAGCTTATTGCCAGTACTAAATTGCCTTTTGTGTTTTCTTTTGTAAGCTCTATTACACGTTCAAGCTGTTCTCTTACAAGAAGAGGCAGCTTTTCTAAATTTCCTATAACATGCATTCTGAGTCCTTTGCTGAAAATTTCTTCAGCTTCCAGCAACAGGGTTTCCACCAGCAGATTCATCAGTGTATTAACTTCATCTGCAGGGCGGTTCCAGTTTTCAGAGGAAAATGTATACAGTGTTAAATAGGGTATATCTATCTCATTACATGCATTAATGGCATTTCTTACTGCATCAATGGCGTTTCTGTGACCAAAGGTTCTTTCTTCGCCACGTGTTTTCGCCCATCTTCCATTGCCGTCCATAATAATGGCGACGTGTTTCGGTAAATTCTGAGAATTTATTTTATCTTTAATCAACGACATATTAATTAATCACAATAACACGGAGGTCTTCCGAATGAATAGGTAAGTCCTAAACTAAAAGTATTCATCCAGTCTTTCGACCTTTCATCGCCTATATTTCTTTTATAAAGAAGTTCCTGTTCTCTTTCTTTAGAAACTGCATAATAGTTTCCTGACTGCAGCAGTGATCCACCGGTAGCAGGATCCAAAATATCTCCATTAAAGCTGGATGTAAGATCTTTTGAAAGCAGTCTGCTGTGATCAAGCTGATCCGTCAGTGTATATCTAAATGTAGCTTCTGCAAATATAGCCCAATTATGGTTGAACTTATATTTCAA from Chryseobacterium shigense harbors:
- a CDS encoding isoprenyl transferase, which gives rise to MSLIKDKINSQNLPKHVAIIMDGNGRWAKTRGEERTFGHRNAIDAVRNAINACNEIDIPYLTLYTFSSENWNRPADEVNTLMNLLVETLLLEAEEIFSKGLRMHVIGNLEKLPLLVREQLERVIELTKENTKGNLVLAISYGSQNEILNAVKSISSDVKEGKVDIENIDEKLFENYLYTKDLPPVDLLIRTSGEIRISNFLLWQIAYAELQFLNVLWPDFTKDIFFQCIVDYQNKERRYGLTGDQINAQ
- the bamA gene encoding outer membrane protein assembly factor BamA, with the translated sequence MKFRLLPIIMFAASAHFYGQVTPQDSTKVNNAVHAENEAGTYTLKDIVVDGVKKYTPAQILRFTGLTKGEAVDIPGQKISNAVKKLWDTQSFSEVEVYVQSIEGQTVILRFYLEDLKELGEVKFTGRGIGKSKNEKLTKDNNLKPGTKITQNLISSLKTKVPKDYVKKGFADAKITIQDKVNANDPSMVDWTINIDKGKRIKIDHIEFEGNQSVTDAKLRKKAFKETKQKRFGIGGILKSSKFIEEKYQEDKQSLVSYYNSLGYRDAKIVSDSVWRNKRNNYEINVKLNEGKKYYIGDVTFTGNTVYSTEYLQRLLGYKKGDIYDAVGFNKKVGEDGGKEDDSDIKSVYMNNGYLFSNVTPVEKSVSGDAVNLEIRINEGEQATWNKVTWQGNTTTHDHVVLRALRTKPGELFKKTEIKRTYFDLAGMSFFDPQQVGQDIQPNQQDNTVDINWKLVEKGSSQVQLQAGYGGNSFIGTLGLTFNNFSLKNFLKFKDFKPVPQGDGQTLSIQAQAGQYFQNYGISFTEPWLFGTRPTALSVSLNTSRVKYSDSYGAAQKLNIFSASVGLNRLLNWPDDYFSLYTGIQYQNYKFSNYPFQFGDTTEYYGDANNLSLNLGLSRNSAGIDPIFPTMGSNIEVSAKLTAPYSLFSNKDYSTMSPVDKYKWMEFYKIKFKADVYNEVAGKLVLRSSAEMGFMDGYNKKLGAPPFERFYVGGTGLFGGRYDGRELIPLRGYENASTYGGEIDDITQRGGGTIYNRFTLELRYPISMNQTAKIYALTFAEGGNVWNSWSTYNPFQLKRSVGIGVRVYMGAFGLIGFDFAYGFDKTVSGTEPSGWKTHFLMNQSL